A region from the Oceanivirga salmonicida genome encodes:
- the rplE gene encoding 50S ribosomal protein L5 encodes MAEKYIPRLQKKYNEEIISNLMKELGLKNIMEVPKLEKIVVNMGIGEAVNNTKLIEEGIKQLAQITGQQPLPRAARKSEAGFKLREGQKIGVSVTLRKEKMYEFLDRLVSIALPRVRDFEGVSNKAFDGRGNYTLGIKEQIVFPEIEIDKVDKVLGLGVTIVTSAKNDEQGRALLRAFGMPFVK; translated from the coding sequence ATGGCAGAAAAATATATTCCAAGATTACAAAAAAAATATAATGAAGAAATAATATCTAATTTAATGAAAGAATTAGGATTAAAGAATATAATGGAAGTACCAAAACTTGAAAAAATAGTAGTAAATATGGGTATAGGTGAAGCAGTAAATAATACTAAATTAATAGAAGAAGGTATTAAACAATTAGCACAAATTACAGGACAACAACCTTTACCAAGAGCAGCTAGAAAATCAGAAGCAGGTTTTAAATTAAGAGAAGGTCAAAAAATTGGAGTAAGTGTTACTTTAAGAAAAGAAAAAATGTATGAATTTTTAGATAGATTAGTAAGTATCGCACTTCCAAGAGTTAGAGATTTTGAAGGTGTATCAAATAAAGCTTTTGATGGAAGAGGAAATTATACTTTAGGAATTAAAGAACAAATAGTATTCCCTGAAATTGAAATTGATAAAGTAGATAAAGTTTTAGGATTAGGTGTTACTATCGTAACATCAGCAAAAAATGATGAACAAGGAAGAGCATTACTTAGAGCATTCGGAATGCCGTTTGTAAAATAG
- the rpsE gene encoding 30S ribosomal protein S5 — protein sequence MAKEIKTSEYKESLLRISRVSKTVKGGRRISFSVLAAVGDGKGKVGIGLGKANGVPDAIKKALAVAKKSMVTVSLKGGTLPHEQIGKFNATTVLLKPATEGTGVIAGSATRELLELVGVTDVLTKIRGSRNKDNIARATIDGLTKLRSIEEVAKLRGKTIDEIIR from the coding sequence TTGGCTAAGGAAATTAAGACGAGTGAATATAAAGAAAGTCTTTTAAGAATAAGTAGAGTATCAAAAACAGTTAAAGGAGGAAGAAGAATTTCATTCTCTGTATTAGCAGCTGTTGGAGACGGAAAAGGTAAAGTTGGAATTGGATTAGGGAAAGCAAATGGTGTACCTGATGCAATTAAAAAAGCATTAGCAGTTGCTAAAAAGAGCATGGTTACTGTTTCATTAAAAGGTGGAACATTACCTCATGAACAAATTGGTAAATTTAATGCAACAACTGTATTATTGAAACCAGCAACAGAAGGGACAGGAGTAATTGCAGGATCTGCAACTAGAGAACTTCTTGAATTAGTTGGTGTAACTGATGTACTTACAAAAATAAGAGGGTCAAGAAATAAAGATAATATAGCAAGAGCTACAATAGATGGATTGACAAAATTAAGATCTATTGAAGAAGTTGCTAAATTAAGAGGAAAAACAATAGATGAAATAATAAGATAA
- the rpsH gene encoding 30S ribosomal protein S8, whose amino-acid sequence MNLTDPIADMLTRIRNANSAKHSLVSIPYSKIKESMANILKNEGYIVDFEIKEEGSKKDIVVSLKFVDGEAVVKGLKRISKPGRRVYSSVENLPKVLGGLGIAIISTPKGVLTDKECRKHSVGGEVLCYVW is encoded by the coding sequence ATGAACTTAACAGATCCTATTGCAGATATGCTTACAAGAATTAGAAATGCAAACTCAGCTAAACATAGTTTAGTATCAATTCCATATTCTAAAATAAAGGAAAGCATGGCAAACATTTTAAAAAATGAAGGTTATATAGTTGATTTTGAAATAAAAGAAGAAGGAAGCAAAAAAGATATAGTTGTTTCTTTAAAGTTCGTTGACGGTGAAGCCGTTGTTAAAGGGTTAAAAAGAATATCTAAACCTGGAAGAAGAGTTTATAGTTCAGTAGAAAACTTACCAAAAGTTTTAGGTGGATTAGGAATAGCAATTATTTCTACACCTAAGGGAGTTTTAACTGATAAAGAATGCAGAAAGCACAGTGTTGGTGGAGAGGTACTTTGTTACGTTTGGTAA
- the rplV gene encoding 50S ribosomal protein L22 yields MAAYAKLTYQRLSPQKARLVADIVRGKNAEEALNILRFTNKKAAPLIEKVLRSAIANAEHNFGMDVNKLYVSKILIDKGPVLKRMNPRAMGRADVIRKPLAHITVEVDERNIEA; encoded by the coding sequence ATGGCAGCATACGCTAAGTTAACTTACCAAAGATTAAGTCCGCAAAAAGCAAGACTAGTTGCAGATATAGTTAGAGGTAAAAATGCAGAAGAAGCATTAAATATTTTAAGATTTACTAATAAAAAAGCAGCTCCATTAATTGAAAAAGTATTAAGATCAGCAATAGCAAATGCCGAACATAATTTCGGTATGGATGTAAATAAATTGTATGTATCAAAGATTTTAATAGATAAAGGACCAGTTCTTAAAAGAATGAATCCAAGAGCGATGGGTAGAGCGGATGTTATTAGAAAACCATTAGCACATATAACTGTAGAAGTTGATGAAAGAAATATAGAAGCATAG
- the rpsQ gene encoding 30S ribosomal protein S17 — MERNERKIREGVVVSDKMDKTIVVVEETMKLHKLYKKRVKFSKRYKAHDENNECKVGDKVRIMETRPLSKDKTWRLVKVIEKAK; from the coding sequence GTGGAAAGAAACGAAAGAAAAATCAGAGAAGGTGTAGTTGTTTCTGATAAAATGGATAAAACGATTGTAGTAGTTGAAGAAACAATGAAACTACATAAGTTATATAAAAAGAGAGTTAAATTTTCTAAAAGATACAAAGCACACGATGAAAATAATGAATGTAAAGTAGGAGACAAAGTTAGAATTATGGAAACTAGACCTTTAAGTAAAGATAAAACTTGGAGATTAGTTAAAGTAATTGAAAAAGCTAAGTAG
- the rpsN gene encoding 30S ribosomal protein S14 translates to MAKVAMVQKNLKREKIVDKYAAKRAELKARIKKGDREAVLELQKLPRNASPTRLRNRCQVNGRPRGYMREFGISRVMFRKLAGEGVIPGVQKSSW, encoded by the coding sequence ATGGCTAAAGTAGCTATGGTTCAAAAGAATTTAAAAAGAGAGAAAATAGTTGATAAATATGCTGCTAAAAGAGCAGAGTTAAAGGCTAGAATAAAAAAAGGTGATAGGGAAGCAGTTCTTGAATTGCAAAAATTACCAAGAAATGCATCACCAACAAGATTAAGAAACAGATGCCAAGTAAATGGTAGACCAAGAGGATATATGAGAGAATTCGGTATATCAAGAGTTATGTTTAGAAAGCTTGCTGGAGAAGGTGTAATACCTGGTGTACAAAAATCAAGCTGGTAA
- the rplR gene encoding 50S ribosomal protein L18 encodes MFKKVDRQKLRVKKHKSIRNKVNGTEQRPRLSVYRSLNNIFAQIIDDTKGVTLVTASTIDKDAKVKVGSNLEAAKIIGERIAKKALEKGIETVVFDRSGYIYTGRVKALADAAREAGLKF; translated from the coding sequence ATGTTTAAAAAAGTTGATAGACAAAAATTAAGAGTAAAGAAACATAAAAGTATTAGAAACAAAGTTAATGGTACTGAGCAAAGACCTAGACTTTCTGTTTACAGAAGTTTAAATAATATTTTTGCTCAAATTATAGATGACACAAAAGGTGTTACTTTAGTAACTGCATCAACAATAGATAAAGATGCTAAGGTTAAAGTTGGATCTAACTTAGAAGCAGCTAAAATTATTGGTGAAAGAATAGCTAAAAAAGCACTAGAAAAAGGAATTGAAACTGTTGTATTTGATAGAAGTGGTTATATTTATACAGGTAGAGTTAAGGCTTTAGCTGATGCTGCAAGAGAAGCAGGATTGAAATTCTAA
- the rplX gene encoding 50S ribosomal protein L24, giving the protein MIKSKIKSVPRKLHVKTGDTVVVISGRSNKELRSEKSGQYGDKGKVAKVLKVFPKTGKIVVEGVNVKKKHMKPTQVNTQGEIVEKEVPIFASKVMLWDSEAKKGTRVRYEIKDGKKVRISVVSGKEI; this is encoded by the coding sequence ATGATTAAATCAAAAATAAAATCAGTTCCAAGAAAATTACATGTAAAAACTGGAGATACAGTAGTAGTAATTAGTGGAAGATCGAATAAAGAACTAAGAAGTGAAAAATCTGGTCAATATGGGGATAAAGGAAAAGTTGCTAAAGTTTTAAAAGTATTCCCTAAGACAGGTAAAATAGTTGTTGAAGGTGTAAATGTTAAGAAAAAGCATATGAAACCTACACAAGTGAACACACAAGGTGAGATTGTGGAAAAAGAAGTACCTATATTTGCATCAAAAGTTATGTTATGGGATTCAGAAGCAAAAAAAGGAACAAGAGTAAGATATGAAATAAAAGATGGAAAAAAAGTCAGAATATCTGTTGTTTCTGGAAAAGAAATATAG
- the rplF gene encoding 50S ribosomal protein L6 produces the protein MSRVGKKTIVIPQGVEITNDGNIYTVKGPKGTLTRELSSEIVIKVEGNEITCERNSELPAIRALHGTTRANLNNMIVGVSQGFTKKLELIGVGYRVQANGKGLTLALGYSHPIEVGEVEGINFTVQGNNKITIEGIDKQLVGQIAANIRSKRPPEPYKGKGVKYADEIIRRKEGKKG, from the coding sequence ATGTCAAGAGTAGGTAAAAAAACTATCGTTATACCACAAGGTGTGGAAATTACTAACGATGGAAATATATATACTGTTAAAGGACCAAAAGGAACTTTAACAAGAGAATTATCTAGCGAAATAGTTATAAAAGTAGAAGGTAACGAAATTACTTGTGAAAGAAATAGTGAATTACCAGCTATAAGAGCTTTACATGGAACTACACGTGCTAATTTAAATAATATGATAGTTGGTGTAAGCCAAGGATTTACTAAAAAATTAGAACTTATAGGGGTTGGATATAGAGTACAAGCAAATGGTAAAGGATTAACATTAGCATTAGGTTATTCTCATCCAATAGAAGTAGGAGAAGTAGAAGGTATTAATTTTACTGTTCAAGGAAATAATAAAATAACTATTGAAGGTATTGATAAACAATTAGTAGGGCAAATAGCAGCAAACATTAGATCTAAGAGACCACCTGAACCATATAAAGGAAAAGGTGTTAAGTATGCTGATGAAATTATTAGAAGAAAAGAAGGAAAGAAAGGATAG
- the rpsC gene encoding 30S ribosomal protein S3: protein MGQKVDPRGLRIGIVKTWNSSWFAEGKEYLNNFHEDLKIKDYIKKNYYHAGISNIYIERNSETEVTVIIETAKAGILIGRKGQEIEALRAKLEKMTGKKVNAKALEVKNPNKDAQLVAESIATAVEKRVAYKRAMQQAIQRAEKSGVKGIKIMVSGRLNGAEIARSEWTLSGRVPLHTLRADIDYATATAQTTYGALGIKVWIFNGEVLPTKEGGNK from the coding sequence GTGGGACAAAAAGTAGATCCTAGGGGACTAAGAATTGGGATAGTAAAGACATGGAATTCTAGTTGGTTTGCAGAAGGAAAAGAATACTTAAACAATTTTCATGAAGATTTAAAAATAAAAGATTATATAAAGAAAAATTATTACCATGCAGGTATTTCAAACATATACATTGAAAGAAATTCAGAAACAGAAGTAACTGTAATAATAGAAACAGCTAAAGCTGGTATATTAATAGGTAGAAAAGGTCAAGAAATAGAAGCTTTAAGAGCAAAACTTGAAAAAATGACAGGTAAAAAGGTAAATGCGAAAGCATTAGAAGTTAAAAATCCTAATAAAGACGCTCAATTAGTAGCTGAAAGTATTGCGACAGCAGTTGAAAAACGTGTGGCATATAAAAGAGCTATGCAACAAGCTATACAAAGAGCAGAAAAATCTGGCGTTAAAGGTATAAAAATAATGGTATCAGGAAGATTAAATGGTGCGGAAATCGCAAGATCTGAATGGACATTATCTGGTAGAGTACCTTTACATACTTTAAGAGCAGACATAGATTATGCAACAGCAACAGCACAAACAACTTATGGAGCATTAGGAATTAAAGTATGGATATTTAATGGTGAAGTACTTCCAACTAAGGAAGGAGGAAACAAATAA
- the rplP gene encoding 50S ribosomal protein L16 — translation MLIPKRTKYRKQFRGKIGGIATKGNKVDFGDYGLAAKEFGWITSRQIEACRITINRTFKREGKIWIRIFPDKPYTKRPEGTRMGKGKGNTEGWVAVVKTGKILFEVGGVSEEKAKEALRKAGHKLPIKVKFVRKEVGGEN, via the coding sequence ATGTTAATACCTAAGAGAACTAAATATAGAAAGCAATTCAGAGGTAAAATTGGTGGAATTGCAACTAAGGGAAATAAAGTAGATTTTGGTGATTATGGATTAGCAGCTAAAGAGTTTGGATGGATAACATCAAGACAAATAGAAGCATGCCGTATTACTATTAACAGAACTTTTAAAAGAGAAGGTAAAATTTGGATAAGAATATTTCCTGACAAACCTTATACTAAAAGACCAGAAGGAACAAGAATGGGTAAAGGTAAAGGTAATACAGAAGGTTGGGTAGCAGTTGTTAAAACTGGTAAAATCTTATTTGAAGTTGGTGGAGTTAGTGAAGAAAAAGCTAAGGAAGCTTTAAGAAAAGCTGGACACAAATTACCTATAAAAGTTAAGTTCGTAAGAAAAGAAGTAGGTGGTGAAAACTAA
- the rpsS gene encoding 30S ribosomal protein S19 — MARSLKKGPFVDLHLLKKVEQMGEKKQVIKTWSRRSTIFPQFIGYTFAVYNGKKHIPVYVTDEMIGHKLGEFAPTRTFYGHGKDKKDKKK; from the coding sequence ATGGCTCGTTCATTAAAAAAAGGACCTTTTGTTGATTTACACTTATTAAAAAAAGTAGAACAAATGGGAGAAAAAAAACAAGTTATTAAAACATGGTCAAGAAGATCAACAATATTCCCTCAATTTATAGGTTACACATTTGCAGTGTATAATGGTAAAAAACATATACCTGTTTATGTAACTGATGAAATGATAGGACACAAACTTGGAGAGTTCGCACCAACAAGAACTTTCTATGGTCATGGAAAAGATAAAAAAGATAAGAAAAAATAG
- the rplN gene encoding 50S ribosomal protein L14, whose protein sequence is MVQQQTILNVADNTGAKKIMVIRVLGGSRRRFGSIGDLVVASVKEAIPNGNVKKGDVVKAVIVRTRKEIKRQDGSYIKFDDNAAVILNAALEIKGTRIFGPVARELRAKNFMKIVSLAPEVL, encoded by the coding sequence GTGGTTCAACAACAAACAATACTAAACGTTGCAGACAATACAGGTGCTAAGAAAATAATGGTTATAAGGGTACTAGGTGGATCTAGAAGAAGATTTGGTAGTATAGGAGATCTAGTTGTTGCATCTGTAAAAGAAGCTATCCCTAATGGGAATGTAAAAAAAGGTGACGTTGTTAAAGCGGTAATCGTTAGAACAAGAAAAGAAATAAAAAGACAAGACGGTTCATATATAAAATTTGATGATAATGCAGCAGTTATTTTAAATGCAGCATTAGAAATTAAAGGAACAAGAATTTTTGGACCTGTTGCAAGAGAATTGAGAGCTAAGAATTTTATGAAAATAGTTTCATTAGCTCCAGAAGTACTGTAG
- the rpmC gene encoding 50S ribosomal protein L29, with the protein MTAKEVKELSVEQLETKEKELKLELFNLKLQKTLGQLQNTAKIKTVRRDIARIKTILTEKK; encoded by the coding sequence ATGACAGCTAAAGAAGTAAAAGAATTATCGGTTGAGCAATTAGAGACTAAGGAAAAAGAGTTAAAGTTAGAATTGTTCAATTTAAAACTACAAAAGACATTAGGTCAATTGCAAAACACTGCAAAAATAAAAACAGTAAGAAGAGATATTGCAAGAATAAAGACAATATTAACTGAGAAGAAATAG